The following nucleotide sequence is from Gemmatimonadaceae bacterium.
CAAGTACGACATCTACACCGTCAACCGCGACGGCTCCAACTTCCGGCGCCTCACCAACTACAACGTCTACACCGCCGAGGGCGTCCTTTCGCCGGATGGCCGGAAGATCGTCTTCACGTCCCTCAAGGACGGCGACCTCGACATCTACACCATGAATGTCGATGGCACCAACGTGAAGCGCCTCACCAGTACCGTGGGGTACGACGGCGGTCCGTGGTGGTCGCCGGATGGCAAGCGGATCGCCTATCGCGCGCACCATCCCAAGGACTCGGTGGAACTCAAGCAGTACAAGGACCTGCTCGCTCAGGGGCTGATTCGTCCGTCCAAGGTGGAGCTTTACGTGATGAACGCCGACGGCAGCGACAACCGGCAGGTGACGGCGCTGGGCGGTGCGAACTTCGGTCCTTCGTGGACGCCCAATGGCAAGCAGATCATCTTCGCGTCCAATTTCTTTGCCCCGCGCTCGGGGAATTTCGAACTGTTCCTCGTTGACGCCGGCGCCGAGAAGGCCGGCGCCGACAAGCTCGAGCAGATCACGTTCAATGAGACGTTCGACGGCTTCCCGATGTTCTCACCGGACGGCAAGAAGCTCATCTGGGCATCCAACCGCCACGACAACAAGCCAACGGAGACTAACATCTTCGTCGCCGATTGGATCAGGACGCCAAGGAAGTAGGCGCCTCCACTCCGGGCCTTTTTCACCACGGAGCCACGGAGAACTGCCTGAGGGCCACGGAGGAAGTGCAACTTCTTGGGTGAACAGCGCGCGCCACGCAATGCTCTGCGTGGCACGATGTCGTTACCCCAAGTTGTGGTAGTTCTCCGTGGCCCTCCGTGTTCCTCCGTGCCTCCGTGGTGAAGAAATCCAGAAGGCGCTCATGGCTCGCCACGCCACCGGAATTGCAGTAGTATCGCTGGAGGCGCCCTTCCGCCTTCCGTCTCCCGTCTCCCGTCTGCCGTCCCATGGAAATCTTCCTCGGGTTTGTCGCGTTCGTCGCGATCGCATTGTTCGTCAAGTCCTTCAAGATTGTTGGCCAGGCGGAAGTGCTGATCGTCGAGCGCCTCGGCCGGTTCAACCGCATCGCGCGCTCCGGCTTCAACATCCTCATTCCGTTCATCGAGTCGCCGCGCCACATCGACGTGCGCTATCTCACGAGCGACGTGAGCGGCGCCAAGCGGCTGGTGGCCGGGACCACGAGCCGGATTGACCTGCGTGAACAGGTCCTGAACTTCCCGAGCCAGCCGGTCATCACCAAGGACAACGTCACCATCGACATCGATGCGGTGCTCTACTACCGTATCTCGGATCCCCAGAAGGCGACGTACTCGGTGCAGAACCTCCCCTACGCCATCGAGACGCTGACCCGCACGACGCTGCGCAACATCGTCGGCGAGATGGAACTCGACCAGACGCTCACCAGCCGCGACCAGATCAACCGGCGCATGCGCGAGGTCATCGAAGAGGCGTCGCTGGGATGGGGCGTTGACGTCACGCGCGTGGAACTGCAGACCATCGAACCGCCGCGCGACATTCAGCAGTCAATGGAACTGCAGATGCGCGCCGAACGTGAGCGTCGGGCGGCCGTCACCAACGCCGAGGCCAGCAAGCGCGCCGTCATCCTCGAGGCGGAAGGATCGCGCGAATCGCAGGTGCTGCGGGCCCAGGGTGAAATGGAAGCCGCCATCCTGCGCGCGAAGGGCCTGGCCGAAGCACGGCTGGCGATGGCCAGGGCCGAGGCCGAGGCCATCCGGGGC
It contains:
- a CDS encoding SPFH domain-containing protein, translating into MEIFLGFVAFVAIALFVKSFKIVGQAEVLIVERLGRFNRIARSGFNILIPFIESPRHIDVRYLTSDVSGAKRLVAGTTSRIDLREQVLNFPSQPVITKDNVTIDIDAVLYYRISDPQKATYSVQNLPYAIETLTRTTLRNIVGEMELDQTLTSRDQINRRMREVIEEASLGWGVDVTRVELQTIEPPRDIQQSMELQMRAERERRAAVTNAEASKRAVILEAEGSRESQVLRAQGEMEAAILRAKGLAEARLAMARAEAEAIRGVAASLPPGEAATYLLGLRYVDALPQVTQGKGTTIFLPSEAAGALGAMGALRKVMDAAGQNAAAGDAPRPTGALGFPPGGSSKG